One genomic segment of Borrelia coriaceae includes these proteins:
- a CDS encoding tetratricopeptide repeat protein has translation MLPLFIILSSILISALIFLFSKIAISNTKIKNKQKQKKTLSKTKKFTEKAENILKTNPNEINALQTLNNYYYSNKDFENGIKYARKLCQLVEENPTNQKIDSFKAFLSYGFYNLERNFNVEALGFLKKAYIMKKNDIDVNYYLGIAFLRNGHYKEALHYLTKIYKIDKDNEEALKYIGIALFHTGNYTKAVGIFNNIRKYIQNDIDALLAYAQSLSQLNQDRPAFEIANKIRNKNGMIYEALLIESEINSKNHNLAKLEDNIREMMKIKPDLPKKTLLKLFYKLGELYIEHENYKKATEAFTQVERIDPHYQKIAEKLEFSKRLNENLALRIYLKSPKEKFDSLASAIILQIYKNKFQVRDKKINEINLQFIDMNFQLSNNQWEENLIVRFVRTDQKNFGELFLKDFIAKTKESKLKGLCIAPATFSDKAKQIIEGRLIDLIEGKKLMQILKTLDVSKYI, from the coding sequence ATGTTACCATTATTCATCATACTTTCCTCAATCTTAATATCTGCTTTGATATTCTTGTTCTCCAAAATTGCAATATCAAACACAAAAATAAAAAACAAACAAAAACAAAAAAAAACATTAAGTAAAACAAAAAAATTCACAGAAAAAGCTGAGAATATACTAAAAACAAATCCAAATGAAATAAATGCTTTACAAACTTTAAACAATTATTATTATTCCAATAAAGACTTTGAAAATGGAATTAAATATGCCAGAAAATTATGCCAACTTGTGGAAGAAAATCCCACAAATCAAAAAATAGATTCTTTTAAGGCTTTCTTAAGTTACGGTTTTTATAATCTTGAGAGAAATTTTAATGTAGAAGCATTAGGATTTCTTAAAAAAGCATACATCATGAAAAAAAACGATATAGACGTGAATTACTATCTTGGAATAGCCTTCTTAAGAAATGGACATTACAAAGAAGCGCTCCACTATCTCACAAAAATATATAAAATTGATAAGGATAATGAAGAGGCTTTAAAATACATAGGAATAGCACTATTTCATACAGGAAACTATACTAAAGCTGTCGGAATATTTAATAACATAAGGAAATATATACAAAATGATATAGATGCTTTATTAGCATATGCCCAATCCTTATCTCAATTAAACCAGGACCGACCTGCATTTGAAATTGCAAACAAAATAAGAAACAAAAATGGCATGATATACGAAGCTCTTTTAATTGAATCTGAGATAAATTCAAAAAATCACAATTTAGCAAAATTAGAAGATAACATTAGAGAAATGATGAAAATCAAACCGGACTTACCTAAAAAAACGTTACTTAAACTCTTTTACAAACTAGGAGAGTTATATATAGAACATGAGAATTACAAAAAAGCAACAGAAGCGTTTACTCAAGTTGAAAGAATTGATCCACACTATCAAAAAATCGCTGAAAAACTAGAATTCAGCAAGAGACTGAATGAAAATTTAGCATTAAGAATATATCTTAAAAGTCCAAAAGAAAAATTTGATAGCTTAGCTAGCGCAATTATCCTTCAAATATATAAAAATAAATTTCAAGTAAGAGACAAAAAGATAAATGAAATAAATTTACAATTTATAGACATGAACTTTCAACTATCAAACAATCAATGGGAAGAAAATTTAATAGTCCGATTTGTAAGAACAGACCAAAAGAACTTTGGAGAATTATTCCTAAAAGACTTTATTGCAAAAACCAAAGAAAGCAAATTAAAAGGACTCTGTATTGCGCCAGCCACATTCTCTGATAAAGCAAAACAAATCATCGAAGGTAGGTTAATTGATCTAATAGAAGGAAAAAAACTAATGCAAATATTAAAAACATTAGATGTATCAAAGTATATATAG
- a CDS encoding peptidoglycan DD-metalloendopeptidase family protein, whose amino-acid sequence MIIPKKDQNVLKRNRNFLFGRAIKSDFQLRDFGKVRNFCKRKRKNAFRFINIAKSFFDIVKLLFLIIFGRVVGINDYKYRYSYDKVRLKIINTFDFNPTYSFIFRFNAIIFVLVLVFYLNIFSYYGSYIFLSKLSFPKDYFIDTFLYYSDQDLSQINNHLFGVDTNNYEATTVRKPFVLKVVQHKINPGETLSHIAARYNITSETLISYNGIQDVRSIRPNLVINVPNMKGVLYTVEKNDSLSSIAKKYKIPKVDILDANNLDNEVLYLGQKLFIPGGRMAKELLRNALGETFLFPTQGVITSGYGYRPDPFTKIISFHNGIDIANAANTPIVATKEGVVVTVGFSVGGYGKYIVISHNNGFQTLYAHLGSFAVKVGQRVSRGQIIGRMGSTGYSTGNHLHFTIFKNGKTGNPMKYLK is encoded by the coding sequence ATGATTATACCAAAAAAGGATCAGAATGTATTAAAGAGAAACAGAAATTTTTTGTTTGGTAGAGCAATTAAAAGTGATTTTCAATTGAGAGATTTTGGTAAGGTTCGTAACTTTTGTAAGAGAAAACGGAAGAATGCTTTTCGTTTTATAAATATTGCAAAAAGTTTTTTTGATATAGTTAAATTATTGTTTTTGATTATCTTTGGTAGGGTGGTCGGTATTAATGATTATAAATATCGATATTCTTATGATAAGGTGCGACTTAAAATTATTAATACTTTCGATTTTAATCCAACTTATAGCTTTATTTTTAGGTTTAATGCAATAATTTTTGTTTTAGTATTAGTTTTCTATTTAAATATTTTTTCGTATTATGGTTCTTACATATTTCTAAGTAAGTTGAGTTTTCCTAAAGATTATTTTATTGATACTTTTTTATATTATAGTGATCAAGATTTAAGTCAGATTAATAATCATCTATTTGGGGTAGATACAAACAATTATGAGGCGACAACTGTAAGGAAGCCTTTTGTTTTAAAGGTAGTTCAACATAAAATTAATCCTGGTGAAACATTGTCTCATATTGCGGCCAGATATAATATAACTAGTGAAACTTTAATTTCTTATAATGGTATTCAAGATGTAAGGAGCATTAGGCCTAATCTTGTTATTAATGTGCCTAACATGAAAGGAGTGCTTTATACCGTTGAGAAGAATGATTCTCTCTCATCAATTGCCAAGAAATATAAAATTCCCAAAGTAGATATTCTTGATGCTAATAATCTTGATAATGAAGTTTTATATTTAGGTCAAAAGTTGTTTATTCCAGGTGGAAGAATGGCTAAAGAATTACTTAGAAATGCTTTAGGAGAGACTTTTTTATTTCCAACTCAAGGGGTTATTACTTCAGGTTATGGTTATCGTCCTGATCCTTTTACAAAGATTATTAGTTTTCACAATGGGATTGACATTGCAAATGCGGCTAATACACCCATTGTTGCAACAAAGGAGGGTGTTGTGGTAACGGTTGGATTTAGTGTTGGAGGGTATGGAAAATATATTGTCATTTCTCATAATAATGGTTTTCAAACTCTTTATGCTCATTTAGGTTCTTTTGCGGTTAAGGTTGGACAAAGGGTTTCAAGAGGGCAAATAATAGGGCGTATGGGAAGTACGGGATATAGCACTGGTAATCATTTACATTTTACCATTTTTAAAAATGGTAAAACGGGAAATCCTATGAAATATCTCAAGTAA
- the lepB gene encoding signal peptidase I — protein sequence MINTHKQILIPMILALLLMLTIIKVSLSFHLVKGSSMLPIILEKHWLINNKLAYGIRLNSKDTYIVLWGAPKKNEMVLIKDPITRKTSVKKIFAIPGEKFTKLPQNVISIHDLKFNIDKEHLKKLNNIYIPKNHYLVIGENRQVSLDSREYGFININDILGKIIYCL from the coding sequence ATGATCAATACTCATAAGCAAATATTAATACCCATGATACTGGCCTTACTACTAATGTTAACAATAATCAAAGTATCTCTGTCTTTCCATTTAGTCAAAGGTTCTTCAATGCTACCAATAATTTTAGAAAAACATTGGTTGATTAATAATAAATTAGCTTATGGGATAAGACTAAACAGTAAAGACACATATATTGTGTTATGGGGAGCACCAAAAAAAAATGAAATGGTACTTATTAAAGACCCCATCACAAGAAAAACATCCGTTAAAAAAATTTTTGCCATCCCAGGAGAAAAATTTACAAAATTACCACAAAACGTAATATCCATACATGATTTAAAATTTAATATAGATAAAGAACATCTAAAAAAATTAAACAATATATACATCCCAAAGAATCATTATCTAGTAATAGGAGAAAATAGACAAGTATCCCTTGATTCAAGAGAATATGGATTTATAAATATCAACGATATCCTTGGAAAAATAATATACTGCTTATAA
- a CDS encoding Hsp70 family protein: protein MKKWIGIDLGTTNTVASCFDASSRVLLNDRGERITPSVVSFTDSGVIVGSAARHQILVNPDRTFYNFKVNIGTNVYYEVDNNKYRAEDIASYLLSNVKMNAEKFLGTEVYDVVITVPAYFSEIQRRGVVEVANLAGLKCRAILNEPTAAALSYAFERQIDGLFLVYDLGGGTFDVTLLEKQNDTYTVLASKGENKLGGNDFNEIIEKHVLNSFKEEYPEINLDDIVIIEQIRDRIEEAKKNLSIMDEVNIVLPFLDGKHLNYKLTRDDFNSMIKEFIDKTISLTNECIADSGVELERISKIILSGGSTRIPLVKDRLKETFPKIEVLDFLNQDEVVANGAGIHAFSLSNNSSLIDFKDVTPYSLGIETCNDGFFTLIKRNTLLPVCERKIFTTTNDYQEEIEIHVLQGEYKKASLNYSIGRFFFSNIQRALKGVPKIEILFNLDESGLLSIAAKDLDTNTSKSIQMRMTSASFDSSVRNEGALYSLEEISPGDVL, encoded by the coding sequence CATCTTGTTTTGATGCTAGTTCTAGAGTGCTCTTAAATGATAGGGGCGAGAGAATTACCCCATCTGTTGTGTCTTTTACAGATTCTGGTGTTATTGTTGGTAGTGCTGCTAGACATCAGATATTGGTAAATCCAGATAGAACTTTTTATAATTTTAAAGTTAATATAGGTACAAATGTCTATTATGAAGTAGATAATAATAAATATAGAGCTGAGGATATTGCTTCTTATTTACTTTCAAATGTGAAGATGAATGCTGAAAAATTTTTAGGTACTGAGGTTTATGATGTTGTAATAACTGTTCCTGCTTATTTTTCTGAGATTCAAAGAAGAGGTGTTGTAGAGGTTGCAAATCTTGCAGGATTGAAATGTAGGGCAATACTTAATGAACCAACAGCTGCTGCTTTGTCTTATGCTTTTGAAAGACAGATAGATGGATTATTTCTGGTTTATGATCTTGGTGGTGGAACTTTTGATGTTACTCTTTTAGAAAAACAAAATGATACTTATACTGTTCTTGCAAGTAAAGGCGAAAATAAACTTGGCGGTAATGATTTTAATGAAATTATAGAAAAGCATGTTTTGAACAGTTTTAAAGAAGAATATCCTGAGATTAATTTAGACGATATTGTTATTATTGAACAAATAAGAGATAGGATTGAAGAAGCTAAAAAAAATTTATCTATTATGGATGAGGTTAATATTGTATTACCTTTTCTTGATGGTAAGCATTTGAATTATAAACTTACAAGAGATGATTTTAATTCTATGATTAAGGAATTTATAGATAAAACTATTAGTCTTACAAATGAATGTATTGCGGATTCAGGTGTTGAGCTTGAACGTATTTCAAAAATAATACTTTCAGGAGGTTCAACAAGAATTCCTTTAGTTAAAGATAGATTGAAGGAAACTTTTCCTAAAATTGAAGTGTTGGATTTTTTAAATCAAGATGAGGTTGTTGCAAATGGTGCGGGCATTCATGCTTTTAGTCTTTCAAATAATAGTTCTCTTATTGACTTTAAAGATGTAACACCTTATTCTCTTGGGATTGAAACTTGTAATGATGGATTTTTTACATTAATTAAGAGAAATACTTTATTGCCAGTTTGTGAACGCAAAATATTTACAACAACTAATGATTATCAGGAAGAGATTGAAATACATGTGCTTCAAGGTGAATACAAGAAGGCATCTTTAAATTATTCTATAGGTAGGTTCTTTTTTAGTAATATACAAAGAGCTTTAAAAGGAGTTCCAAAGATAGAGATACTGTTTAATTTGGATGAGAGTGGTCTTTTAAGTATTGCTGCAAAAGATTTAGATACTAATACTTCTAAATCAATTCAAATGAGAATGACTAGTGCTTCTTTTGATAGTAGTGTTCGAAATGAAGGTGCCCTTTATTCATTAGAAGAAATTAGTCCAGGTGATGTGTTATAA